The Candidatus Bathyarchaeota archaeon genome window below encodes:
- the fhcD gene encoding formylmethanofuran--tetrahydromethanopterin N-formyltransferase has translation MAYQLNGVEIEDTFAEMFPMWVGRVLITAENEKWALTAANVATGFASSIIMSPAEAGVEGLVSPEETPDGRIGALIQIYHRTRAALKNQMVLRIGQCIMTCPTTAAFDGLPEAKRKLKVGRSIRLFGDGFQRKSMVGDRKVWKIPVMEGVFIVEDIFGVAQAIAGGNFLILAENRSAGLKAAEEAVNAIKNNVRGVVLPFPGGVCRAGSKAGSLKYKLKASTNHPYCPVIRKLVPETKVTERVKCVYEIVINGLNLEVVKQAMAEGIKAAVKVPGIVKISAGNYGGRLGPYKAYLKDVLEL, from the coding sequence ATGGCGTACCAGCTTAATGGAGTAGAAATTGAAGATACATTTGCCGAAATGTTTCCTATGTGGGTTGGCCGAGTATTAATAACTGCTGAAAATGAAAAGTGGGCTTTAACGGCGGCAAATGTCGCAACTGGATTTGCATCTTCAATCATAATGTCTCCTGCAGAAGCTGGCGTTGAGGGGCTAGTTTCGCCTGAAGAAACTCCTGATGGAAGAATAGGCGCATTAATTCAAATCTATCATAGAACAAGGGCTGCCTTGAAAAATCAAATGGTTCTGCGAATAGGTCAATGCATAATGACTTGTCCGACAACAGCCGCTTTTGATGGGCTTCCAGAGGCAAAAAGAAAGCTTAAGGTTGGAAGAAGTATAAGGCTTTTCGGAGACGGATTCCAACGCAAAAGCATGGTTGGCGACAGAAAAGTTTGGAAAATTCCGGTAATGGAGGGAGTATTCATAGTGGAAGACATATTCGGCGTGGCGCAGGCGATTGCTGGTGGAAACTTTCTCATACTGGCTGAAAATAGAAGTGCTGGACTTAAGGCGGCGGAAGAAGCTGTAAATGCCATAAAAAATAATGTGAGAGGAGTTGTTCTTCCGTTTCCAGGAGGGGTTTGTAGGGCTGGCTCTAAGGCTGGCTCGTTAAAGTACAAGCTTAAGGCTTCTACAAATCATCCTTACTGTCCAGTTATAAGGAAGCTAGTGCCTGAGACGAAGGTTACGGAAAGAGTGAAGTGCGTTTACGAAATAGTCATTAACGGCTTAAACTTGGAAGTTGTAAAACAGGCTATGGCCGAAGGAATAAAAGCAGCCGTGAAAGTTCCGGGAATAGTGAAGATTTCTGCTGGAAACTACGGCGGAAGATTGGGTCCGTACAAGGCTTATTTAAAAGATGTTTTAGAGCTCTAA
- a CDS encoding HD domain-containing protein codes for MLEEIVDFVQKAGLLKKVKRSGWISWVGVERPESVADHSFRSAILAMCIADLKGLNTEKLMRMLLLHDIHEAVIGDYDYFAKRKIGRSELKKKELEAIEKMLENLPEKLKQKYLSIWLEFEEQKSLEAKIARQIDQLEMVFQALEYEKEGYSKEKLDVFWENVREKLSDESLKRIFEILEKERGR; via the coding sequence ATGCTTGAAGAAATAGTTGATTTTGTACAGAAAGCCGGATTGCTGAAAAAAGTTAAACGCTCAGGGTGGATAAGCTGGGTTGGAGTAGAAAGGCCAGAATCAGTTGCAGACCATTCGTTCAGAAGCGCTATTCTCGCCATGTGCATAGCTGATTTAAAAGGCTTAAACACAGAAAAACTCATGAGAATGCTGCTGTTACATGACATTCACGAAGCGGTAATAGGTGACTACGACTACTTCGCAAAAAGAAAAATTGGGCGTTCAGAATTAAAGAAAAAGGAACTTGAAGCAATAGAAAAAATGCTGGAAAACTTGCCTGAAAAACTTAAACAAAAATATCTTTCAATTTGGCTTGAATTTGAGGAACAAAAAAGTTTGGAAGCGAAAATTGCACGGCAAATTGACCAGTTGGAAATGGTTTTTCAAGCCCTAGAATATGAAAAAGAAGGGTATAGCAAGGAAAAACTCGATGTCTTCTGGGAAAACGTTAGAGAAAAATTGAGTGATGAAAGCTTAAAGCGAATTTTCGAAATTTTGGAGAAAGAAAGGGGAAGATAA
- a CDS encoding triphosphoribosyl-dephospho-CoA synthase, translating into MNASNVPCYVSKCLQLAILLEVSAYPKPGNVHRNADFGDTRYEHFLASAVAVAPYFKLAAEKGVLISAGKLSRSQVRIGEIIRDSAKSLRQWQRGGNTLLGAVILLSPIAVAAGAVLSKGKFSLHELREEIGKIVISTTAEDAVNVYEAIEIAQPGGLGKAPDLDVSDPNSKKRIIEENVSLYEVFKIASEYDSICSEWVNNYPVTFEVGYPYFKKQIEKTRDVNLATVNTFLKILAKVPDTLIARKSGKEKAIQVSMEAKRILELGGLETEIGKRELIIFDKKLRTAGNSLNPGTTADIVSAVLALNILEGYRP; encoded by the coding sequence ATGAATGCTTCAAATGTACCATGCTACGTTTCTAAATGCTTGCAGCTTGCCATTTTACTTGAGGTTAGTGCCTATCCTAAACCTGGAAATGTTCATAGGAATGCGGATTTCGGTGATACTCGTTATGAGCATTTTTTGGCTTCTGCTGTTGCTGTTGCACCATATTTTAAGTTGGCTGCGGAAAAAGGAGTTCTCATTTCAGCTGGAAAGCTTTCTAGAAGCCAGGTTAGAATCGGTGAAATAATCAGAGATTCTGCCAAAAGTTTGCGACAGTGGCAGAGGGGTGGAAATACTCTTTTAGGCGCAGTTATACTTCTTTCTCCAATTGCAGTAGCTGCAGGTGCAGTTCTCTCTAAGGGGAAGTTTTCCTTACATGAACTTAGAGAAGAAATTGGAAAAATTGTTATTTCCACTACTGCTGAGGATGCGGTTAACGTTTATGAAGCGATAGAAATTGCTCAGCCAGGAGGTTTAGGGAAAGCTCCCGACTTGGATGTTTCAGACCCGAATTCAAAGAAGAGAATAATAGAAGAAAATGTTTCGCTTTATGAAGTTTTCAAAATAGCTTCAGAATACGATTCTATATGTTCAGAATGGGTTAACAATTATCCAGTAACATTTGAAGTTGGCTATCCCTACTTTAAGAAACAAATCGAAAAAACCAGAGATGTTAACTTGGCAACAGTCAATACTTTTCTAAAAATTCTAGCTAAGGTCCCAGATACTTTAATAGCTAGGAAATCTGGAAAGGAAAAAGCAATACAAGTCTCCATGGAAGCAAAAAGAATTCTTGAGCTTGGCGGACTTGAAACCGAAATCGGGAAAAGAGAACTTATTATTTTTGATAAAAAACTTAGAACAGCCGGCAACAGCCTAAATCCCGGAACAACTGCCGACATAGTCTCAGCGGTTCTAGCCTTGAACATTCTTGAAGGATACAGACCCTAA
- a CDS encoding flavodoxin family protein, translating into MKVLAFNCSPNMEKSNTALILNPFLEGMKEEGAEVELFYVRRLKINPCLGEFSCWFKTPGECIHDDDMKMLYPKIKEADIIVFGTPVYVDGMPGPMKNLIDRLIPLLQPYIEIRDGHCRHPRREGQKRAKLVLVANCGFWEMDNFNPLVIHMQAICKNAGWEYAGALLRPHGGVLGYMLKKGYPVQDVIEAAKNAGKEIIKYGRMKEETLKTVSRELLPLETYVEILNKSFKKVLDRLKS; encoded by the coding sequence ATGAAGGTTCTAGCCTTTAATTGCAGTCCAAACATGGAAAAAAGTAACACGGCCTTAATTTTGAATCCGTTTCTAGAAGGAATGAAAGAGGAAGGCGCCGAAGTTGAACTATTCTACGTTAGAAGGCTTAAAATAAATCCGTGTCTCGGCGAGTTTTCGTGCTGGTTCAAAACTCCAGGTGAATGCATACATGACGATGATATGAAAATGCTTTATCCGAAGATTAAGGAAGCTGACATCATAGTTTTTGGCACACCAGTATACGTGGACGGAATGCCCGGCCCCATGAAAAACCTTATTGACCGGCTGATTCCGCTTTTACAGCCCTATATTGAAATAAGAGATGGACATTGTCGACATCCACGGCGTGAAGGCCAAAAACGTGCAAAACTCGTTTTAGTTGCAAACTGCGGCTTTTGGGAAATGGACAATTTCAACCCTTTAGTTATACATATGCAGGCTATATGTAAGAATGCTGGTTGGGAGTACGCTGGCGCCCTGCTTAGACCTCACGGTGGAGTGTTAGGCTATATGCTAAAGAAGGGATATCCAGTTCAAGATGTCATTGAAGCAGCGAAGAACGCTGGGAAAGAAATTATAAAATACGGTAGAATGAAGGAAGAAACGCTGAAGACTGTGAGCCGCGAATTGCTTCCATTAGAAACTTATGTGGAAATTCTGAATAAGAGCTTCAAGAAAGTTTTGGATAGGTTAAAGAGCTGA
- the mobB gene encoding molybdopterin-guanine dinucleotide biosynthesis protein B, producing MFIVAVIGSKSSGKTTIVETLVKQLTKEGYNVTTVKHIPEEDFSIDTEGKDTWRHAKAGAKKVISIAPNEVAIIHKVKTEKLTLEDIVQHCQEADVIILEGFKKLVGTQPNVFKIITVKNLEEAIEASKIFKPIIAFSGVAAQSLPKDKLNYPVVDALNEAERLVSLVKEKMARTGRKPSEGFELYINGKKVPLKPFVQRIMKSSILAIASNLKGVEVSSDDYVFVKIKKWEFS from the coding sequence ATGTTTATCGTGGCGGTTATTGGAAGCAAAAGCTCGGGAAAAACGACAATAGTTGAAACTTTAGTTAAGCAATTAACAAAAGAAGGCTATAATGTAACTACTGTTAAGCACATCCCAGAGGAAGATTTCTCGATTGACACTGAAGGGAAGGATACTTGGAGACATGCAAAAGCAGGAGCCAAAAAAGTCATTAGCATAGCGCCAAACGAAGTAGCGATAATCCATAAAGTTAAAACAGAAAAATTAACGCTTGAAGACATAGTTCAACATTGTCAAGAAGCGGACGTGATTATCCTCGAGGGCTTCAAAAAACTTGTAGGGACGCAGCCAAACGTCTTTAAGATAATTACAGTAAAGAATCTGGAAGAAGCCATAGAAGCCTCAAAAATTTTCAAGCCTATAATAGCCTTTTCCGGAGTCGCAGCCCAAAGTTTGCCTAAGGATAAACTAAACTATCCAGTTGTTGATGCGTTAAATGAAGCTGAAAGACTGGTTAGTCTTGTTAAAGAAAAAATGGCGAGAACTGGTCGAAAACCGAGTGAAGGTTTTGAACTTTACATAAATGGCAAAAAAGTCCCTTTAAAGCCGTTTGTCCAGAGAATTATGAAAAGCTCAATACTCGCTATAGCCTCAAATTTGAAAGGAGTAGAAGTATCATCCGATGATTATGTTTTTGTAAAGATTAAAAAATGGGAGTTTTCATAG
- a CDS encoding AAA family ATPase: protein MNASHELEQAATNYAREAVKLDRQGARGMAITMYQKAIEALLKLVQLYPNYGLNKVYIQRAMAYQERIKVLQGAGAPEPLEQEKEEEKVEGKTTAVSSKVKATFDDLVVKEKPNVKWDQVVGLEQAKRAIKEAIVYPVQRPDLFPLGWPRGILLFGPPGCGKTLLAAAVATEIDATFISVDAASIMSKWLGEAEQNVARLFNSARKTAEGGRPAIVFIDELDSLMGKHSNEVGGETRVRNQFLKEMDGIIDKGRKLHVYVIGATNKPWDLDWPFIRRFQKRILVPLPDYHARLQMFKLYTSNLQLAQDVDLHELARLSEGFSGSDIRDTCQSVHLKVVGEFFESGQAKNKLAKPRPIRMEDFRQILEERKPSVSVEMVALYNRWFEAFKAL, encoded by the coding sequence ATGAACGCTTCGCACGAACTGGAACAAGCAGCAACAAACTATGCCAGAGAAGCAGTAAAACTTGACAGACAAGGCGCAAGAGGAATGGCAATCACCATGTACCAAAAAGCCATAGAAGCTCTGCTAAAACTTGTCCAACTCTACCCAAACTACGGACTAAACAAAGTCTACATACAAAGAGCAATGGCCTACCAAGAAAGAATTAAAGTTCTTCAAGGAGCAGGTGCACCCGAACCGCTTGAACAGGAAAAAGAAGAAGAAAAAGTTGAAGGCAAAACCACAGCTGTTTCATCAAAGGTTAAGGCGACATTCGACGACCTAGTAGTTAAAGAGAAGCCAAATGTAAAATGGGATCAAGTTGTGGGCCTCGAACAAGCGAAAAGGGCAATAAAAGAAGCAATAGTTTATCCTGTTCAAAGACCCGACCTCTTTCCCCTAGGGTGGCCTCGTGGAATACTCCTTTTTGGGCCTCCAGGCTGTGGAAAAACCCTACTTGCAGCGGCGGTTGCAACGGAAATAGACGCAACCTTCATTTCAGTTGATGCAGCCTCAATAATGTCTAAGTGGTTGGGCGAGGCTGAACAGAATGTTGCACGTTTATTTAATTCTGCTAGGAAAACAGCGGAGGGAGGCCGTCCAGCAATAGTTTTCATTGATGAGCTTGATTCATTGATGGGAAAACACTCAAATGAAGTTGGAGGTGAAACAAGAGTTAGAAATCAATTTTTGAAGGAAATGGACGGAATAATTGATAAGGGTAGAAAACTTCACGTTTACGTTATAGGAGCAACAAACAAGCCCTGGGATCTTGACTGGCCATTCATAAGAAGATTTCAAAAAAGAATTCTTGTTCCACTTCCAGACTATCACGCTAGGCTTCAAATGTTTAAGCTTTACACAAGCAATCTGCAATTGGCACAGGATGTCGATTTACATGAGCTTGCAAGGCTATCTGAAGGATTTTCCGGAAGCGACATAAGGGACACATGCCAATCCGTCCACCTGAAAGTTGTAGGAGAATTCTTCGAGTCAGGACAAGCCAAAAATAAACTTGCCAAACCAAGACCGATTAGAATGGAGGACTTTAGACAAATACTTGAAGAGAGAAAACCAAGCGTTTCAGTTGAAATGGTAGCTTTATATAACCGTTGGTTTGAAGCTTTCAAAGCCTTGTAG
- a CDS encoding Snf7 family protein, with the protein MKGRAEGVAIIKGIFNNRRNFNEIVVKSIRRLKIQKVKIEQITLRLQRRDKNLFETCISALKNNNRERAVICANELAEVRKLITFLKHVQLALERVILRLETIKELNDIMVELRPALRILKSVTNQLSDLLPDVASELENVNESIAETLALTKIEGSPEALIPLQTKTPAGEEILKEVSSFLEEKLTEKLPEPPAPLEVPERQVREEPIKQMVALTASCSTSTREEESPTSKKITSYEGMELQKLSLKFQKLTTTETLENMILEYAKKKNGEINITECALDLNIPTSEVKEVLKSLGDKGKIKIYVK; encoded by the coding sequence GTGAAAGGGCGGGCGGAGGGAGTTGCCATCATCAAGGGAATCTTCAACAATCGTCGAAACTTTAACGAAATAGTAGTTAAATCTATACGCAGGCTTAAAATTCAGAAAGTGAAAATTGAACAGATAACCCTCAGACTTCAAAGAAGAGATAAAAATCTATTTGAAACATGCATTTCGGCTCTAAAGAATAATAATCGTGAAAGAGCAGTAATCTGTGCAAATGAACTTGCTGAAGTCAGAAAGCTTATAACGTTTCTCAAGCATGTGCAGTTGGCATTAGAACGTGTAATATTGAGGCTTGAAACAATTAAAGAACTTAATGACATTATGGTTGAACTCCGTCCCGCATTAAGGATTTTAAAAAGTGTAACAAATCAGCTTTCCGATCTTCTTCCAGATGTAGCCTCAGAACTTGAAAATGTTAATGAGAGTATAGCTGAAACACTTGCACTTACAAAAATAGAGGGCAGTCCAGAAGCCCTTATTCCCCTTCAAACGAAAACTCCTGCTGGAGAAGAAATCCTCAAAGAAGTTTCATCCTTCCTTGAAGAAAAACTAACGGAAAAACTTCCTGAACCGCCCGCCCCACTAGAAGTGCCAGAACGACAAGTAAGAGAAGAACCAATTAAACAGATGGTTGCCCTAACAGCTTCATGCTCAACCTCGACACGTGAAGAAGAAAGCCCAACGTCAAAGAAGATAACTTCTTATGAAGGAATGGAACTTCAAAAACTCTCGCTAAAATTCCAAAAGTTAACCACAACAGAGACCCTAGAAAACATGATTCTTGAATACGCAAAGAAAAAGAACGGAGAAATAAACATTACTGAATGTGCTTTAGATCTAAACATTCCAACAAGCGAAGTAAAGGAAGTTTTGAAGAGTTTAGGAGATAAGGGAAAAATAAAAATTTACGTGAAGTGA
- a CDS encoding CdvA-like protein, with protein MTEEIPQVFFSLGKQVKDEYGRPIGKIASFQLNPHGQVDGIFIQHGDGEFKRYPAEQLKFDRSDTVILLSPIKAKGNRLCNEIPLIWRKDQALKELLENNKVPQELYEGLHNSFEGALNQLKAEAQAVIEKIDKRIVECNEQIKELNSALINLEIERHIGKVDDTLYNNAMEIIQQNLRWANLEKEELESLKNKLSNIMLGENLTEQQPEKSEEQKVEETEKTEEKVEEAEKQETTSSLPEPPEQPFVVYVKDTAQET; from the coding sequence ATGACAGAGGAAATTCCCCAAGTGTTCTTTTCACTTGGAAAACAGGTCAAGGACGAGTACGGGAGACCAATTGGAAAAATAGCTTCATTTCAACTGAATCCGCACGGGCAAGTCGACGGAATATTCATTCAGCATGGAGACGGAGAATTTAAACGTTATCCAGCTGAACAGCTTAAATTCGACAGAAGCGATACAGTAATTCTTCTTTCACCAATCAAGGCGAAGGGAAATAGGCTTTGCAATGAAATTCCTTTAATCTGGAGAAAAGACCAAGCATTAAAAGAACTGCTGGAAAACAACAAGGTTCCACAGGAACTTTACGAAGGGCTCCACAACAGTTTTGAAGGCGCCCTAAATCAGCTTAAAGCAGAAGCTCAAGCTGTTATAGAAAAAATCGATAAAAGAATCGTAGAATGCAATGAACAGATAAAAGAGCTTAACTCCGCCTTAATAAACCTAGAAATTGAAAGACATATCGGGAAAGTTGATGACACCTTATACAATAACGCAATGGAAATCATCCAACAAAACTTGAGGTGGGCTAACTTAGAGAAAGAAGAACTAGAATCTCTGAAAAATAAACTTTCAAACATAATGCTGGGAGAAAACCTAACCGAACAACAACCTGAAAAGTCCGAAGAACAAAAAGTGGAGGAGACAGAAAAAACAGAGGAAAAAGTAGAAGAAGCTGAAAAACAAGAAACAACTTCTTCTCTTCCTGAACCACCGGAACAACCATTCGTAGTTTACGTTAAAGACACAGCTCAAGAAACTTAG
- a CDS encoding Snf7 family protein, producing MSEKFAKRWESRPDQQPFTERLKEAVRPPGPLKPRLDRAIRRIELQIQKLDRASERFSQRDKSLFAKIVEAYTQHDMARANILANELAEIRKMEKMIMHARLALEQIVLRLSTVSELGDVVTTLAPAVGVLRSVKNGMSMVFPEAERELGEIGNLLSGIILEAGQTTGSTINFEAANEDAQRILNEAATVAEQKIKEKFPELPAGVPAAAEKTSVETP from the coding sequence TTGTCTGAGAAATTTGCTAAAAGATGGGAGAGTAGACCTGATCAACAACCGTTCACTGAAAGATTAAAGGAAGCCGTGCGGCCGCCTGGACCTTTAAAGCCACGCTTAGATAGAGCCATCCGCAGGATAGAGCTTCAAATTCAAAAACTTGATAGGGCAAGCGAAAGGTTTTCACAGAGAGACAAATCCTTATTTGCTAAAATAGTTGAGGCTTACACCCAACATGACATGGCAAGAGCTAACATACTTGCAAATGAACTGGCAGAAATCCGAAAAATGGAAAAAATGATAATGCACGCCAGATTAGCACTTGAACAAATCGTTTTGAGGCTAAGCACAGTCTCAGAACTAGGAGATGTAGTTACAACACTTGCACCCGCAGTTGGAGTGCTTAGAAGCGTAAAGAACGGAATGTCAATGGTTTTCCCAGAAGCGGAAAGAGAACTAGGCGAAATAGGAAACCTTTTAAGCGGAATAATCCTCGAAGCCGGACAGACCACAGGGTCGACGATAAATTTCGAAGCAGCCAACGAAGATGCACAGAGAATACTAAACGAAGCAGCAACTGTGGCGGAACAAAAGATAAAGGAAAAGTTCCCGGAGCTTCCAGCAGGGGTTCCGGCAGCAGCAGAGAAAACCTCTGTAGAGACCCCCTAA
- a CDS encoding DUF1028 domain-containing protein, translating into MTFSIVAYCPKTSALGVAVATASIAVGNRVPHVKANIGAIATQAKTNIEYGIKGLKLLDLGLSPKTVLESLLKEDSGREERQVIIVDAQGRTAAFTGRKTIEWKGHYVGENYAVAGNMLTGREVIEAMTKAFEESENEKLAERLLKALEAGQEAGGDKRGKTSAALKVYGQNGKFIDLRVDFHENPVEELRRIFKAYVEWFK; encoded by the coding sequence TTGACGTTTTCAATAGTTGCTTATTGCCCAAAAACTTCGGCTCTTGGCGTCGCTGTGGCTACAGCGTCTATTGCAGTCGGAAACAGAGTCCCACATGTTAAGGCTAATATAGGAGCTATAGCAACACAGGCCAAAACAAACATTGAGTATGGAATTAAAGGCCTCAAACTTCTAGATCTAGGCCTTTCACCCAAAACGGTTTTAGAATCGCTTTTAAAAGAGGATTCGGGAAGAGAGGAAAGACAAGTGATTATCGTTGATGCCCAGGGGAGAACAGCCGCATTTACCGGTCGAAAAACCATTGAATGGAAAGGTCACTACGTCGGGGAAAACTATGCTGTTGCTGGAAACATGCTTACTGGCAGGGAAGTAATAGAAGCAATGACTAAAGCCTTTGAAGAATCTGAAAATGAAAAATTAGCTGAAAGACTTCTGAAGGCTCTGGAGGCAGGACAAGAAGCTGGAGGAGATAAACGGGGAAAAACTTCCGCAGCCTTAAAGGTTTATGGTCAAAACGGAAAATTTATCGACCTAAGAGTTGACTTTCATGAAAATCCAGTTGAAGAGCTAAGAAGAATTTTTAAAGCATACGTTGAATGGTTTAAGTAA
- a CDS encoding AAA family ATPase has protein sequence MLIKEVILENFMSYEYARIPFKPGVNVICGPNGAGKSSILVGISVALGQSYTERSRKLSDLIRWGKDQARITLVLDNSRRKGGKRPVSRFNRDEIYLTRVLRRDGKYWFELENRAATKFEVQRLLSRLGIDPDNMLLIMHQNMVEQFAVLSPQEKLKMVEAAVGLEPYRKNVLAAQKKLSRILSQEESVNKLLDSAEQTLSYWREQYDRYQRKKQLQMKKRFLEKELAWAKVNIKEAKVEDLKSRIHEIENEIKEINREADAANKKLSLTETKIEKLKEEWKRLLEERINLERERTKYELNLTFSNQSLEEWQSFVQTSRNEIQNYLTQIENVEHQTMKSANKTSELKEFTFQLAEIKRTYKNLENMLMQHLTMKSENFKKTIETAKEQSEKIIGQISELEGRIDGLYGEIEKENGQIIDLKIKLAILQYKMEDLSKKLKKLKKELNVAEAELKEAFQKAEEFGPRIVPTKTVEEIIDEIRITDGHLAALADVSEDIERMYERYSKLYLELKEKAKLVAENREKAMKEVKTRMEAWRTVIEKLLDRVNMQYQAILEKAQATGQVKLVNGNDIEAAGIEILVGFKGAKLVPLDAYTQSGGERSTAIMAFLLALQQHVRSPFRAVDEYDIHMDAKNRELIASILVSSVKNLGVQYIVITPRSVVFPEDVHIITVQNVEGTSIIKEVK, from the coding sequence ATGCTGATAAAGGAGGTTATACTCGAAAACTTCATGAGCTATGAATATGCTAGAATACCGTTTAAACCAGGAGTTAACGTTATCTGCGGCCCGAACGGAGCTGGAAAATCCTCCATTTTAGTTGGTATTTCAGTTGCTTTAGGTCAATCCTACACTGAACGTTCTAGAAAACTAAGCGACCTAATTAGATGGGGCAAGGACCAAGCCAGAATAACGCTTGTTCTTGACAATTCCCGTAGGAAAGGTGGAAAGAGACCTGTTTCACGTTTTAACAGAGATGAAATTTATCTTACCCGTGTTTTGAGGCGTGACGGTAAATATTGGTTTGAATTGGAGAATAGGGCTGCAACCAAATTTGAGGTTCAACGTTTACTTTCCCGTTTGGGAATAGACCCGGATAACATGCTCCTAATAATGCATCAGAACATGGTTGAGCAGTTCGCTGTGCTTTCTCCTCAGGAAAAGCTTAAAATGGTTGAAGCTGCTGTTGGTTTAGAGCCTTATCGAAAAAATGTTTTGGCGGCTCAGAAAAAACTTAGCAGAATCCTAAGTCAAGAAGAATCCGTGAATAAGCTTCTGGATTCGGCTGAGCAGACCCTAAGCTATTGGAGAGAACAATACGACCGCTATCAACGTAAAAAACAGCTTCAAATGAAGAAACGATTTTTGGAAAAAGAACTAGCATGGGCAAAAGTAAACATAAAGGAAGCAAAAGTTGAAGACTTAAAATCGAGAATTCATGAAATTGAAAACGAAATAAAAGAAATTAACCGTGAAGCAGATGCTGCAAATAAGAAGTTAAGTCTAACTGAAACTAAAATTGAAAAATTAAAAGAAGAATGGAAAAGGCTTCTTGAAGAGAGAATTAATTTAGAAAGGGAAAGAACAAAGTATGAGTTAAATCTAACATTTAGCAATCAAAGCCTAGAAGAGTGGCAATCATTTGTCCAAACAAGTCGAAATGAAATTCAGAACTACTTAACCCAAATAGAGAACGTCGAACATCAGACGATGAAGTCGGCAAATAAAACTTCAGAATTGAAGGAGTTCACCTTTCAACTTGCAGAGATAAAGAGAACCTACAAAAATCTTGAAAACATGTTGATGCAGCATTTAACTATGAAAAGCGAAAACTTCAAGAAAACAATTGAAACGGCAAAAGAACAATCTGAAAAAATTATTGGGCAGATTTCTGAGCTTGAAGGAAGAATCGATGGATTGTATGGTGAAATTGAGAAGGAAAACGGCCAAATAATTGATTTGAAGATTAAACTAGCAATTCTCCAATATAAAATGGAAGACCTAAGCAAAAAGTTGAAAAAATTGAAAAAGGAGTTAAATGTTGCTGAAGCTGAATTAAAAGAGGCTTTTCAGAAAGCTGAGGAATTTGGGCCAAGAATTGTCCCTACGAAAACCGTTGAGGAGATAATTGATGAGATTAGAATTACAGATGGGCATTTAGCAGCTTTAGCCGACGTTTCTGAAGACATTGAAAGAATGTATGAGCGATATTCTAAGCTCTATCTGGAGCTTAAGGAAAAGGCAAAACTTGTCGCCGAAAACAGGGAGAAAGCAATGAAAGAAGTTAAGACGAGAATGGAAGCTTGGCGAACAGTTATTGAAAAACTCCTTGATAGAGTTAACATGCAGTACCAAGCTATACTTGAAAAAGCACAGGCAACAGGTCAAGTTAAATTAGTTAACGGAAACGACATTGAAGCAGCTGGAATAGAAATTCTAGTTGGATTTAAAGGCGCAAAACTTGTACCGTTAGATGCATACACCCAAAGCGGAGGAGAAAGAAGTACAGCAATAATGGCTTTCCTACTCGCTCTACAGCAACATGTTCGTTCGCCGTTTAGGGCTGTAGACGAATATGACATCCACATGGACGCAAAAAACCGAGAATTAATCGCCAGCATACTAGTCTCTTCGGTTAAGAATTTGGGAGTACAGTACATAGTCATAACTCCACGGTCAGTTGTTTTTCCAGAAGATGTTCACATAATAACTGTTCAGAATGTTGAGGGCACATCGATAATAAAAGAGGTAAAGTAG